From Sphingopyxis sp. MWB1, a single genomic window includes:
- a CDS encoding TonB-dependent receptor, producing the protein MRTVLLLLSTTAAAIAAVPAKAQVGDIADNATNIAPVDADNSYGEILVTAQRRSESVQDVPIAISAFNGEMVESSGSTNITSLNGLAPNVVLQTQGLVANVPMISIRGMNTSDPDPNADPKVSTIIDGVYIPFVASTMLDLFDVERIEILKGPQGVLFGKNNLAGTLNVVSARPTDDFGGEVRVSLGSYGLKQFRGKINSGRFADDALAAKVAVNFRDYGGYSRNVITGNRLNGANVKSARGALEYDRGGAFDSTLVVDWLKQKTTGPAPHVLDNGDPNWDLLPDETKTDVRKAAVPFDPFSNTESYGGSWNTNLDVGWGTVSAVLGYRHLDYVTRGDFDGLITPAPQLDVTRDFSGESKSAELRYVSPTGEPVDFVVGVYYQTDQWRQFNTVLATPTVTTLAQLNQDTESYAVFALVNAHPAEGLTLSLGGRYSHDSKDYDIASQVFVNGTQISSFATNREAKWAEFTPRLTINYEIAPDAMVYVNYSQGYKAGGFNSRGTIPENIGPYNPERVNALEIGAKTDLFDRLLRFNMAGFINKYRDLQGSVTKMGAVRPENITTNIAAAKISGFEIESLLRPATGLSIGMNVAYLDARYTDFCADTDGVFTNGAPEPGQCGPATPILINGVPNGTFAVPTDSSGLDLANAPEWSGSLSLDYAFPVSFGEVKLHSDARYSSRFNTWGRSNLPGYYRDEVVLLNASIAVAGEEERWKLTLYGTNLTDQEVISGATNAGATPINQFYQAPREFGVDLSLKF; encoded by the coding sequence ATGAGGACAGTTTTGCTTTTGCTTTCGACCACAGCCGCTGCAATCGCGGCGGTGCCCGCGAAAGCACAGGTCGGCGACATAGCCGATAATGCCACCAATATCGCCCCTGTTGACGCGGACAATAGCTATGGCGAAATACTTGTCACCGCACAGCGCCGCTCGGAGAGCGTCCAGGACGTGCCCATCGCCATTTCCGCGTTCAACGGCGAAATGGTGGAAAGCAGCGGCAGCACCAATATCACGAGCCTGAACGGGCTTGCCCCGAACGTCGTACTCCAGACGCAGGGGCTCGTCGCCAACGTGCCCATGATTTCGATCCGCGGCATGAACACCTCGGACCCCGATCCGAACGCCGACCCCAAGGTCAGCACGATCATCGACGGCGTTTACATCCCCTTTGTCGCCAGCACGATGCTGGACCTGTTCGACGTTGAACGAATCGAAATATTGAAAGGACCGCAAGGCGTATTGTTTGGCAAGAACAACCTTGCCGGTACACTTAATGTCGTCAGCGCGCGGCCCACCGATGATTTCGGCGGCGAGGTGCGTGTGTCGCTTGGCTCCTACGGGCTCAAGCAATTTCGTGGCAAGATCAATTCAGGACGGTTTGCCGACGATGCGCTCGCCGCCAAAGTTGCCGTCAATTTCCGTGATTATGGTGGTTATAGCCGCAACGTGATCACCGGAAACCGGCTCAACGGCGCCAATGTGAAATCCGCCCGCGGGGCATTGGAATATGATCGCGGCGGCGCATTCGATTCCACATTGGTCGTCGACTGGTTGAAGCAAAAGACAACGGGCCCGGCGCCGCATGTGCTCGACAATGGCGATCCTAACTGGGATCTTTTGCCTGACGAGACAAAGACCGATGTACGAAAGGCCGCGGTGCCCTTCGATCCCTTCTCTAACACCGAAAGCTATGGCGGTTCGTGGAACACGAACCTCGATGTCGGCTGGGGCACAGTGTCGGCGGTGCTCGGTTATCGCCATCTAGACTATGTCACGCGGGGCGATTTCGACGGCTTGATCACCCCCGCGCCCCAGCTCGATGTGACCCGCGATTTCAGCGGTGAGTCAAAAAGCGCGGAATTGCGCTATGTATCGCCCACGGGCGAACCCGTCGATTTCGTCGTCGGCGTCTATTATCAGACGGATCAATGGCGGCAGTTTAACACCGTCCTGGCAACCCCCACGGTCACGACGCTGGCGCAGCTTAATCAGGACACTGAAAGCTATGCGGTGTTTGCGCTTGTCAACGCGCATCCGGCCGAAGGCCTGACCTTGTCACTCGGTGGACGCTACAGCCATGACAGCAAAGATTACGACATTGCGTCACAGGTTTTCGTCAACGGAACCCAGATATCGTCGTTTGCGACCAATCGCGAGGCAAAATGGGCCGAATTTACCCCGCGCCTGACGATCAACTATGAGATCGCTCCCGATGCCATGGTGTATGTCAATTATTCACAAGGCTATAAAGCCGGGGGCTTCAATTCGCGCGGAACCATCCCGGAAAATATTGGGCCCTATAATCCTGAGCGCGTCAATGCGTTGGAGATCGGCGCAAAGACCGACCTGTTCGACCGGCTGCTGCGGTTCAACATGGCAGGGTTCATCAACAAATATCGCGACCTGCAAGGTTCGGTGACAAAGATGGGTGCGGTGCGCCCCGAAAATATCACCACCAATATTGCCGCCGCAAAAATCTCAGGCTTTGAGATCGAAAGCTTGTTGCGCCCTGCAACCGGACTCAGCATTGGCATGAATGTCGCTTATCTCGATGCAAGATATACCGACTTCTGCGCCGACACCGATGGTGTTTTCACCAATGGCGCGCCTGAGCCTGGCCAGTGTGGCCCCGCAACGCCAATCCTGATCAATGGTGTACCGAACGGCACCTTCGCGGTGCCGACCGATTCCTCGGGACTGGATCTTGCCAACGCACCCGAATGGAGCGGCAGCCTGTCGCTCGACTATGCCTTTCCGGTCTCGTTCGGCGAGGTGAAACTGCACAGCGATGCGCGCTATTCGTCGCGCTTCAACACCTGGGGGCGTAGCAATCTGCCTGGCTATTACCGCGACGAGGTCGTGCTGCTCAACGCGAGCATCGCGGTGGCCGGCGAGGAGGAGCGCTGGAAGCTAACCCTCTATGGAACCAACCTGACAGATCAGGAGGTCATCTCGGGGGCGACCAATGCCGGTGCGACGCCAATCAACCAATTTTATCAGGCACCGCGCGAGTTCGGTGTCGATCTATCGCTCAAATTCTGA
- a CDS encoding sulfatase-like hydrolase/transferase, whose amino-acid sequence MNWHVNRRAFVGGIGAMAATGLAMPAIAKNGKKLNILMIVTDQEQGIASYPKGLLEKLPHHRELLERGMLVENYHVHTTPCTPSRSTIFQGRHTQQTGLFLNSDNAPHPVAAETMPTLGHMMQTAGYYTSYKGKWHLSRINHERNWPRVPGGIYPSTERVMEKYGFHDYGFDGEELGLTWDGYRADMYVAGDAARSIFDFVRRDKAGGKPWFMVVGLINPHDIMFYDATGEQAKHRIHPDILGPLRREPGDPLYEVDNKFDLPESFYKDDLSTKPEAHRAIQRLNDMFYGPMPLSDLDSWHRFSNYYYNCLRDVDRRLGQLLWALKESGQIDNTIIIYTSDHGERAGAHGLRQKAGTMYREETNIPMIIAHPDVKGGQRTKGLMGAIDIAPTLMTMAGLPADEARNRFPGLPGVDVSTLLTSPAGRTERDRRGHFFNYAVAHMWEPNSARTIGPRPPGEAIPDYSKIYDLSKRRLHRGVHDGRWKFARYFAPAHHHMPKDWTTLNTMNDLELYDTHADPHELVNLANDAGHRKTLMRLNALVNALSDLEIGKGLDDGREYPGPTAMYNEKM is encoded by the coding sequence ATGAACTGGCATGTGAATCGCCGCGCCTTTGTCGGCGGCATAGGGGCGATGGCCGCCACGGGGCTCGCGATGCCCGCGATCGCAAAGAATGGAAAAAAACTCAATATTCTGATGATTGTGACCGACCAGGAGCAGGGTATCGCCAGTTACCCGAAGGGCCTGCTGGAAAAGCTGCCGCATCACCGCGAGCTGCTGGAACGCGGCATGCTCGTCGAAAATTATCATGTCCATACGACCCCCTGCACCCCGTCACGCTCGACGATCTTTCAGGGTCGTCACACCCAACAAACGGGACTGTTCCTCAACAGCGACAACGCCCCGCACCCGGTTGCAGCGGAAACCATGCCCACGCTGGGCCATATGATGCAAACGGCGGGCTACTACACCAGCTACAAAGGCAAATGGCACCTCAGCCGGATCAACCACGAACGCAATTGGCCCCGTGTGCCCGGCGGGATCTATCCGAGCACCGAGCGCGTGATGGAGAAATACGGATTTCATGACTATGGCTTCGACGGTGAGGAGCTGGGGCTGACATGGGATGGCTATCGGGCCGACATGTATGTTGCCGGCGACGCGGCACGGAGCATTTTTGACTTCGTTCGCCGCGACAAGGCAGGGGGCAAGCCGTGGTTCATGGTCGTGGGGCTTATCAATCCGCACGATATCATGTTCTATGACGCAACGGGCGAGCAAGCAAAACACCGCATCCATCCCGACATTCTGGGACCGCTGCGCCGCGAACCGGGTGACCCGCTTTACGAGGTGGACAATAAGTTCGACTTGCCGGAGAGCTTTTACAAGGATGACCTGTCCACCAAACCGGAGGCCCATCGCGCTATTCAGCGTCTGAACGACATGTTCTATGGCCCAATGCCACTCAGCGACCTCGACAGCTGGCATCGCTTCAGCAATTATTATTATAACTGCCTGCGCGACGTTGACCGGCGGCTGGGGCAACTTCTCTGGGCGCTTAAGGAGAGCGGCCAGATCGACAATACGATTATTATCTATACCAGCGACCATGGCGAACGGGCAGGAGCCCACGGGCTGCGCCAGAAGGCGGGCACAATGTACCGCGAGGAAACCAACATCCCAATGATCATTGCCCATCCTGACGTGAAGGGGGGGCAGCGCACCAAGGGGCTGATGGGGGCAATTGATATCGCGCCGACCCTGATGACAATGGCGGGATTGCCAGCTGATGAAGCCAGAAATCGTTTTCCAGGCCTGCCGGGGGTCGACGTATCGACCCTATTGACTTCACCTGCGGGGAGGACCGAGCGAGACCGACGTGGACACTTCTTCAACTATGCCGTGGCCCATATGTGGGAACCCAATTCAGCGCGTACCATTGGCCCGCGTCCGCCGGGCGAAGCCATCCCTGACTATAGCAAAATCTACGATCTTTCAAAACGCCGTCTACATCGAGGCGTGCACGACGGACGATGGAAGTTCGCGCGCTATTTCGCTCCGGCCCATCACCATATGCCCAAGGACTGGACAACGCTCAACACGATGAACGACCTTGAGCTCTATGACACGCATGCCGATCCGCACGAACTCGTCAATCTTGCGAACGACGCCGGTCATCGCAAGACACTGATGCGGCTGAACGCTTTGGTGAATGCGCTGTCCGATTTGGAGATCGGCAAAGGCCTTGACGATGGGCGCGAATATCCCGGACCGACCGCGATGTATAATGAGAAGATGTGA
- a CDS encoding RNA polymerase sigma factor, producing MSALSPQRIEWLARRILPHEGELRSWLLRRPLAGLDIDDVVQESYMILSGLASVDHIRNPRTYLFEVAKSVVLMALRRSRVIPFSALADIESLEIPCDAPGPEAIAAGRQELARIAEHIAALPPKCREVFTLRKVHELSQREVAVRMGISENTVEKHMGKALRLLSTTLGYGGKSPIAASDIYDRNFARSEPQGNRLANR from the coding sequence ATGTCTGCGCTCTCCCCACAACGTATCGAATGGCTGGCACGCCGGATTCTCCCTCACGAAGGCGAACTTCGTAGCTGGCTGCTCCGCCGTCCCCTTGCCGGGCTGGATATCGACGATGTGGTACAGGAATCCTATATGATTCTCTCGGGCCTCGCCTCTGTCGATCATATTCGCAATCCGCGAACCTATTTGTTCGAAGTGGCAAAATCTGTTGTTTTGATGGCGCTTCGTCGCTCGCGCGTAATCCCGTTCAGCGCGCTCGCTGACATTGAAAGTCTTGAAATTCCCTGTGATGCGCCAGGACCGGAGGCTATCGCGGCGGGCCGACAAGAGCTCGCTCGCATCGCGGAACACATCGCCGCTCTGCCGCCCAAATGTCGCGAGGTCTTCACCCTTCGCAAGGTTCACGAGCTTTCACAGCGCGAGGTCGCGGTCCGGATGGGAATATCGGAGAATACCGTAGAAAAACATATGGGTAAGGCCCTCCGACTTCTATCAACTACATTAGGCTATGGCGGAAAGTCGCCGATCGCGGCATCTGATATTTATGACCGAAACTTCGCCCGATCCGAACCGCAGGGAAACCGCCTCGCAAATCGATGA
- a CDS encoding FecR family protein: MTETSPDPNRRETASQIDDAAATWAAKVDRGPLNDKEQALLDTWLSGDSRRLGAYARALAINAHYDRAAALGPGYAPTNFEEAERAPALARRKFLVAGGGAIAASLAAFVGYGVITSRSAIATGKGDLRRVTLAEGSAVTLNTDSRIHPRIAEGLREVELVEGEALFDVTRDPKRPFIVHAGNARVRVLGTSFTVRRFDDDSVEITVFEGLVEVGDAGSLPHQLLRAGQRTRLFARGGFRTDRLPSEALERSVEWRRGLLDLDGMTLGEAAAEYARYSERRIEIAEPAIDRLKVTGVYSTSDPLGFAEAAALSLGLRAVPTAEGVQLRRP, encoded by the coding sequence ATGACCGAAACTTCGCCCGATCCGAACCGCAGGGAAACCGCCTCGCAAATCGATGACGCGGCAGCCACGTGGGCTGCAAAGGTGGATCGCGGTCCGCTGAACGATAAAGAGCAGGCTCTGCTCGATACATGGCTGAGCGGTGACAGTCGCCGCCTCGGCGCATATGCGCGCGCGCTTGCTATCAATGCACATTACGATCGTGCCGCTGCGCTGGGCCCAGGTTACGCGCCCACCAACTTCGAAGAAGCCGAAAGGGCGCCCGCACTCGCGCGCCGAAAATTCCTGGTCGCGGGGGGCGGGGCAATCGCGGCATCGCTTGCGGCCTTCGTCGGCTATGGCGTGATCACCTCGCGCTCCGCGATTGCAACGGGCAAGGGAGACTTGCGCCGCGTTACGCTCGCCGAAGGATCGGCGGTGACGCTCAATACCGATAGCCGGATCCACCCTAGAATCGCAGAGGGGCTTCGCGAGGTCGAACTGGTCGAAGGCGAAGCCTTGTTCGACGTGACCCGCGACCCGAAGCGTCCTTTCATCGTCCACGCGGGCAATGCGCGCGTCCGCGTATTGGGGACGAGTTTCACCGTCCGGCGTTTCGACGACGATAGCGTCGAGATTACAGTATTCGAAGGGCTGGTCGAGGTGGGAGATGCCGGCAGCCTTCCGCATCAGTTGCTGCGCGCCGGGCAACGAACCCGCCTCTTCGCGCGAGGTGGATTTCGAACCGACAGATTGCCGAGTGAGGCGCTGGAGCGATCGGTAGAATGGCGGCGCGGACTCCTTGATCTCGACGGCATGACACTCGGTGAGGCAGCGGCCGAATACGCCCGTTATTCCGAACGGCGGATCGAAATCGCAGAACCGGCAATCGACCGGCTGAAAGTGACCGGCGTCTACTCCACAAGCGACCCGCTCGGTTTTGCCGAGGCGGCCGCACTCAGCCTGGGCCTTCGCGCCGTCCCGACTGCCGAAGGTGTCCAGCTGCGCCGCCCATAA